Proteins encoded in a region of the Diospyros lotus cultivar Yz01 chromosome 9, ASM1463336v1, whole genome shotgun sequence genome:
- the LOC127810338 gene encoding signal peptidase complex subunit 1-like isoform X2: protein MDWQGQKLVEQLMQILLVASAVVAFATGYGLGSFQTMMLVYAAGVVITTLITVPNWPFFNRHSLEWLDSSEAERHPKPQIVNSSSKRKAAK from the coding sequence atggATTGGCAAGGGCAGAAGCTAGTGGAGCAGTTGATGCAGATTTTGCTGGTGGCTTCTGCTGTGGTGGCATTTGCAACTGGGTATGGGTTGGGCTCGTTCCAAACAATGATGCTTGTGTATGCCGCTGGGGTGGTAATCACCACTTTGATCACTGTTCCCAATTGGCCTTTCTTCAATCGCCATTCTCTCGAGTGGCTGGATTCAAGCGAGGCTGAAAGGCATCCGAAGCCACAAATAGTGAATTCTAGCTCAAAGAGGAAGGCTGCCAAGTAG
- the LOC127810338 gene encoding signal peptidase complex subunit 1-like isoform X1 encodes MPTFVLMDWQGQKLVEQLMQILLVASAVVAFATGYGLGSFQTMMLVYAAGVVITTLITVPNWPFFNRHSLEWLDSSEAERHPKPQIVNSSSKRKAAK; translated from the coding sequence atggATTGGCAAGGGCAGAAGCTAGTGGAGCAGTTGATGCAGATTTTGCTGGTGGCTTCTGCTGTGGTGGCATTTGCAACTGGGTATGGGTTGGGCTCGTTCCAAACAATGATGCTTGTGTATGCCGCTGGGGTGGTAATCACCACTTTGATCACTGTTCCCAATTGGCCTTTCTTCAATCGCCATTCTCTCGAGTGGCTGGATTCAAGCGAGGCTGAAAGGCATCCGAAGCCACAAATAGTGAATTCTAGCTCAAAGAGGAAGGCTGCCAAGTAG
- the LOC127810336 gene encoding small ribosomal subunit biogenesis GTPase RsgA 1, mitochondrial-like isoform X6 codes for MPLAFVPIFRHRVSSWLPLRAAASLHLLSAAAQHNPNKVSRNPKHHPHNNLLNKARRTAKHFSNLAPILTPNDKPQLSQNQALGMVSAAQANFMRVIVDSDEEERVGVELLCVVRAVLKKIKRRVMVGDKVLVGSIDWVDRRGMIENVFQRRSEILDPPVANVDHLLVLFSMEQPKVEPFSLTRFLIEAESTGIPFTLALNKIELVDQESLEAWKIRLRSWGYEPIFCSVESKYGLDVLQFTLREQTSVIVGPSGVGKSSLINALRSNQRVVGAAEEDNWFDSILDRKWFEDQRVGEVSTRSGRGKHTTRNVSLLPISEGGYLADTPGFNQPSLMKIQRVLKDREPTKCSFSDCLHLGEPGCIVKGDWERYPYYFQLLDEIKIREEFQLRTLGTKREGDVRNKVGDRGVTQAEPRLEPKKHRRQSRKRLNQSILDELGELDDDDNFEDDPIIRAIRQENQ; via the exons ATGCCGCTCGCCTTCGTTCCAATCTTCCGCCACCGCGTCTCTTCGTGGCTCCCGCTCCGCGCCGCCGCATCTCTCCACCTCCTATCCGCCGCCGCGCAGCACAACCCTAACAAAGTCTCCAGAAATCCCAAACACCACCCTCACAACAACCTCCTCAACAAGGCGCGCCGCACTGCCAAGCACTTCTCCAATCTCGCCCCGATTCTGACTCCCAACGACAAGCCTCAGCTCTCTCAGAACCAGGCCCTCGGCATGGTCTCCGCCGCCCAAGCCAATTTCATGCGCGTCATCGTCGATTCGGACGAGGAGGAGCGAGTCGGAGTTGAACTGTTGTGCGTGGTGAGGGCCGTGCTGAAGAAGATCAAGCGGCGGGTTATGGTTGGGGACAAGGTGTTGGTTGGCTCGATTGATTGGGTTGACCGCAGGGGAATGATCGAGAATGTGTTTCAGAGGAGGAGTGAGATCCTCGATCCTCCCGTGGCTAATGTTGATCATTTGCTTGTCTTGTTCTCCATGGAGCAGCCCAAGGTTGAGCCCTTCTCCCTCACCAGGTTCTTGATCGAGGCTGAGTCCACTGGAATACCGTTCACGCTCGCTTTGAATAAGATAGAGCTTGTTGATCAAGAG TCACTGGAGGCATGGAAAATTAGGCTCCGTAGTTGGGGTTATGAACCCATTTTTTGCAGTGTCGAATCAAAATATGGGCTTGACGTCCTTCAGTTCACTTTGAGAGAACAGACATCTGTAATTGTGGGTCCGAGTGGTGTAGGGAAGTCCAGTTTGATCAATGCTTTGAGGAGCAATCAGCGTGTTGTTGGTGCTGCTGAAGAGGATAATTGGTTTGATTCT ATTCTTGACAGGAAATGGTTTGAAGATCAGCGCGTTGGAGAAGTGTCAACAAGGAGTGGCAGGGGGAAGCATACTACTCGTAATGTCTCTCTGCTTCCAATATCTGAAGGGGGCTATCTTGCTGATACTCCTGGGTTCAACCAGCCTAGTTTAATGAAA ATTCAAAGAGTGCTCAAGGATAGGGAACCCACAAAATGCTCATTCAGTGATTGCTTGCATCTTGGTGAACCAGGTTGCATTGTGAAAGGTGATTGGGAAAGGTATCCATACTATTTCCAATTGCTTGACGAAATCAAAATCAGAGAAGAATTTCAGTTGAGAACTCTTGGAACTAAAAGAGAGGGAGATGTAAG GAACAAGGTGGGAGATAGGGGTGTCACCCAAGCTGAACCGAGGCTAGAGCCAAAGAAACACCGCAGACAATCTCGTAAGAGACTCAACCAGTCAATTCTTGATGAGTTGGGCGAACTTGATGATGACGATAACTTTGAAGATGATCCCATAATAAGAGCAATTAGGCAAGAAAACCAGTAA
- the LOC127810336 gene encoding small ribosomal subunit biogenesis GTPase RsgA 1, mitochondrial-like isoform X1, producing MPLAFVPIFRHRVSSWLPLRAAASLHLLSAAAQHNPNKVSRNPKHHPHNNLLNKARRTAKHFSNLAPILTPNDKPQLSQNQALGMVSAAQANFMRVIVDSDEEERVGVELLCVVRAVLKKIKRRVMVGDKVLVGSIDWVDRRGMIENVFQRRSEILDPPVANVDHLLVLFSMEQPKVEPFSLTRFLIEAESTGIPFTLALNKIELVDQESLEAWKIRLRSWGYEPIFCSVESKYGLDVLQFTLREQTSVIVGPSGVGKSSLINALRSNQRVVGAAEEDNWFDSILDRKWFEDQRVGEVSTRSGRGKHTTRNVSLLPISEGGYLADTPGFNQPSLMKVTKQSLAQHFPEIQRVLKDREPTKCSFSDCLHLGEPGCIVKGDWERYPYYFQLLDEIKIREEFQLRTLGTKREGDVRNKVGDRGVTQAEPRLEPKKHRRQSRKRLNQSILDELGELDDDDNFEDDPIIRAIRQENQ from the exons ATGCCGCTCGCCTTCGTTCCAATCTTCCGCCACCGCGTCTCTTCGTGGCTCCCGCTCCGCGCCGCCGCATCTCTCCACCTCCTATCCGCCGCCGCGCAGCACAACCCTAACAAAGTCTCCAGAAATCCCAAACACCACCCTCACAACAACCTCCTCAACAAGGCGCGCCGCACTGCCAAGCACTTCTCCAATCTCGCCCCGATTCTGACTCCCAACGACAAGCCTCAGCTCTCTCAGAACCAGGCCCTCGGCATGGTCTCCGCCGCCCAAGCCAATTTCATGCGCGTCATCGTCGATTCGGACGAGGAGGAGCGAGTCGGAGTTGAACTGTTGTGCGTGGTGAGGGCCGTGCTGAAGAAGATCAAGCGGCGGGTTATGGTTGGGGACAAGGTGTTGGTTGGCTCGATTGATTGGGTTGACCGCAGGGGAATGATCGAGAATGTGTTTCAGAGGAGGAGTGAGATCCTCGATCCTCCCGTGGCTAATGTTGATCATTTGCTTGTCTTGTTCTCCATGGAGCAGCCCAAGGTTGAGCCCTTCTCCCTCACCAGGTTCTTGATCGAGGCTGAGTCCACTGGAATACCGTTCACGCTCGCTTTGAATAAGATAGAGCTTGTTGATCAAGAG TCACTGGAGGCATGGAAAATTAGGCTCCGTAGTTGGGGTTATGAACCCATTTTTTGCAGTGTCGAATCAAAATATGGGCTTGACGTCCTTCAGTTCACTTTGAGAGAACAGACATCTGTAATTGTGGGTCCGAGTGGTGTAGGGAAGTCCAGTTTGATCAATGCTTTGAGGAGCAATCAGCGTGTTGTTGGTGCTGCTGAAGAGGATAATTGGTTTGATTCT ATTCTTGACAGGAAATGGTTTGAAGATCAGCGCGTTGGAGAAGTGTCAACAAGGAGTGGCAGGGGGAAGCATACTACTCGTAATGTCTCTCTGCTTCCAATATCTGAAGGGGGCTATCTTGCTGATACTCCTGGGTTCAACCAGCCTAGTTTAATGAAAGTAACGAAGCAATCCCTTGCACAGCATTTTCCTGAG ATTCAAAGAGTGCTCAAGGATAGGGAACCCACAAAATGCTCATTCAGTGATTGCTTGCATCTTGGTGAACCAGGTTGCATTGTGAAAGGTGATTGGGAAAGGTATCCATACTATTTCCAATTGCTTGACGAAATCAAAATCAGAGAAGAATTTCAGTTGAGAACTCTTGGAACTAAAAGAGAGGGAGATGTAAG GAACAAGGTGGGAGATAGGGGTGTCACCCAAGCTGAACCGAGGCTAGAGCCAAAGAAACACCGCAGACAATCTCGTAAGAGACTCAACCAGTCAATTCTTGATGAGTTGGGCGAACTTGATGATGACGATAACTTTGAAGATGATCCCATAATAAGAGCAATTAGGCAAGAAAACCAGTAA